Proteins encoded within one genomic window of Humulus lupulus chromosome 1, drHumLupu1.1, whole genome shotgun sequence:
- the LOC133827763 gene encoding probable plastid-lipid-associated protein 13, chloroplastic: protein MSLKEKDVKKLVTLDLLQMVSLVPCEQDLVVESTTGENDTPGRSTEGTEQMTDRHSPGPSPLSRRPGDLVIREPDPQRRSTIPAQPGKGKAIQSLVTIGHAQLRAVDYKELIKLETKFTPSTKLSVEGPLRMREEYAEGVFETPKVIEKMVPKQLKGALGQVANTIQQLPVPVRDAFTGGLRVPLSGTFQRLFMISYLDDEILITRDTSGVLEVLTRLDAPSLPLADTMTEYES, encoded by the exons atgagtcttaAAGAGAAGGATGTAAAAAAGTTGGTCACGCTGGACCTTCTTCAGATGGTGAGTCTGGTGCCATGTGAGCAGGATCTggtggtggaaagtaccaccggggagaacgacACGCCTGGTCGGTCTACCGAGGGCACAGAGCAAATGACTGATCGGCATTCTCCTGGGCCTTCTCCGCTTTCCCGTAGACCTGGCGACTTAGTCATTAGAGAGCCTGATCCTCAGCGTAGATCTACTATTCCCGCTCAAcctgggaaaggaaaagctatccag tcacttgtcaccattggtcaTGCTCAGCTTCGAGCCGTGGATTACAAGGAGCTGATCAAG CTAGAAACCAAGTTTACTCCGTCAACAAAATTGTCTGTTGAAGGACCACTTCGAATGAGAGAGGAATACGCAGAAGGGGTTTTTGAGACACCAAAGGTTATTGAAAAAATGGTGCCAAAACAGCTTAAAGGTGCACTTGGTCAGGTAGCAAACACAATACAACAACTTCCTGTACCTGTTAGGGATGCTTTCACTGGTGGTCTGAGAGTTCCTTTGA GTGGAACATTCCAGAGGCTATTCATGATCTCCTATCTTGATGATGAGATACTT ATAACAAGGGATACTAGTGGAGTTCTTGAGGTTCTTACAAGGTTAGATGCACCCTCATTACCCTTGGCTGACACCATGACAGAATATGAGAGCTAG